AGGGCTATGGGACAGATATTCCGTCGTATTCCACCGAGTGACAGGGCTTTCCGACGAAAAAGAGAGCTCCACAGTTCGGGAGCCCTCTTCCACCTTTCGCCCCTCAAAACCCGCTATCTCCTGATAGCGAACGTCCTCAGAGGGTTGATCTCTCCTGCCGTAGCGCCCAATAGTCATAAGATCATCCTTTCTCTTTCGTCCCTTCCGACTCATCCAGCCCCAGACTCTTCCAGTATTCCATCTCCCGGCCCCTTTGCTCTAACACCTCTCGCCAGTCCCTGCCTCTGGAGGCACAGACATCCTGCAACGTAGTCAGGCCGGCGGAAAGCTCTTTTGTGGTGGCCACCACCTCCTTTAGAGGATCGACCCACTGTCTGCCTGGAGGAACCCACCGACAGCGGTTATAGACCTCAGGCTGAGAGAAATAGTCCCTTATGGCCACCTTTCCCGACAGGACGCAAGAAGCCACAAAGGAGTTCCATACCGGCTCCATAACCTTCTCGACGATAAGCTGCCTCAAGACCTTATACCCAGCCTCGTCCTCCAAAGCCGCCGCCCTGGCTGAGCTGTAGTTTGTCTGGCTCACGTCCCGGCTGACGGCCTCGTAACTTTGGCCCATACCTGCCCCCACCAATCTCTGCTGGAGGGTAACGAAGTCGGACGCTCCGGCGTTGGGATGGGTCGGGTTTGCGAAGGTGACGTCCGCCCCCTCGGGCAGGGTGTTTATAATCCCAGGCTCCAGCCTGGTCACCGGCTTATCCCGACCGGACCTATCCTGGATCATTCCGCTACGTCCCACGGGAGCAGGGCCACCAGATCCGGTCTTAACAAAAGCGGCAAAACAGGCCGCCACCCTGGCCGCCATAAGCTCGGCGTCCATGTACTCCCCCGAATCCTTTATGTTGCCCATGACGTGGGCAAACTGGCTCATGCCCCTGACCGCCTGAGGCCTGGTCTTCAAAAACAGAGGGAACACCCTCTCCGCCGGAACCCTCACCGCTTCGGTGGGGATACCGTCAATATTGTCCTTGTAAAACCAATACCCTACAGGCTTCCAGGTTGGCGACACCTCGACGCCAGATACTATCCGAACGTCCTTCTTGCCGGGGATCCACGTCGCCAGGGCATCGGCCTCCACAAGCTGGACCTGTAGAGGCAGATACTCCCCGGTGGACACCATCATGGTAAAGATCTCCCCGTCGGTCACCATCCGTCGAAGCATCATCCGCTGGAGGCCATAGAAACTGTCGTGGCCCGTAACGTCGCAGTTATCCGGCTTGGCCCACACCTCCCAAAGAGCCTCCAGCTGGTTGTTAAGGTCGTCCATCTCGTAGCCCGACTTATCCAAAACCTTAGCTTGAGGCCTTAGCCCTGTGCCTATGACGTTACGCTCCAGAGCAAGCAGGACGCTTTGGGCTATGCCGTTGTTCCTCTCTAGGTCCCTTGCCCTCGCCCTTATCCTGTCTCTGTACACCCTGTCGGTCTCGTCCGGCCTCTGATTTACCGGAGTCCAGCCGCTGCCGTAACGGTCCAGCCTAGCGGCGTCGTAGCTGCGACTGGCGACTAAAGACTCCATCCTCTCCCTGTCGGACATCCTCCTAAGGGCCACAGAGGGAGCCACCATACCGATAGCCCTGTCCAGCGCGAAGCCCGCCTTACCAAACCACGACACGACTACCTCCTCCGTCCTCGATGCTCAAAGCACTCCGAAGCTCTTTTATTCGCTTTTGAATGTGAGCCATATTC
The uncultured Dethiosulfovibrio sp. genome window above contains:
- a CDS encoding phage portal protein — its product is MSWFGKAGFALDRAIGMVAPSVALRRMSDRERMESLVASRSYDAARLDRYGSGWTPVNQRPDETDRVYRDRIRARARDLERNNGIAQSVLLALERNVIGTGLRPQAKVLDKSGYEMDDLNNQLEALWEVWAKPDNCDVTGHDSFYGLQRMMLRRMVTDGEIFTMMVSTGEYLPLQVQLVEADALATWIPGKKDVRIVSGVEVSPTWKPVGYWFYKDNIDGIPTEAVRVPAERVFPLFLKTRPQAVRGMSQFAHVMGNIKDSGEYMDAELMAARVAACFAAFVKTGSGGPAPVGRSGMIQDRSGRDKPVTRLEPGIINTLPEGADVTFANPTHPNAGASDFVTLQQRLVGAGMGQSYEAVSRDVSQTNYSSARAAALEDEAGYKVLRQLIVEKVMEPVWNSFVASCVLSGKVAIRDYFSQPEVYNRCRWVPPGRQWVDPLKEVVATTKELSAGLTTLQDVCASRGRDWREVLEQRGREMEYWKSLGLDESEGTKEKG